From the genome of Candidatus Promineifilum breve, one region includes:
- a CDS encoding type II toxin-antitoxin system Phd/YefM family antitoxin produces the protein MATKIMPISDLRRNAGEVLNAVREGGEVVYITQHGRPAAVLVEYERYEAMLAQLEDLADLAAIEAAADEPSRDYADFLAGLVQSEN, from the coding sequence ATGGCTACAAAGATCATGCCCATCAGCGATTTACGGCGCAATGCCGGCGAAGTGTTAAATGCCGTTCGGGAAGGCGGCGAAGTTGTCTATATCACCCAGCATGGCCGACCGGCGGCGGTTCTGGTTGAGTATGAGCGCTACGAGGCGATGCTCGCGCAGTTGGAGGACCTGGCCGATTTGGCGGCTATCGAGGCGGCGGCCGATGAGCCGTCGCGCGACTACGCGGATTTCCTGGCCGGCCTGGTACAAAGCGAAAACTGA
- a CDS encoding type II toxin-antitoxin system RelE family toxin, with translation MYRLQIKRSAEADLRRLPAPVFARINERLLTLRDEPRPPGVRKLQGQQEGWRIRVGEYRVIYLIDDSNRLITIVRVRHRRDVYKT, from the coding sequence ATGTATCGCTTGCAGATCAAGCGCTCGGCCGAAGCGGATTTGCGCCGCTTGCCCGCGCCGGTATTCGCGCGGATCAATGAGCGTCTGTTAACGTTACGCGATGAGCCGCGACCACCAGGCGTGCGCAAGCTTCAAGGCCAACAGGAGGGCTGGCGAATTCGCGTCGGCGAGTATCGGGTTATTTACCTGATCGATGATTCCAACCGATTGATTACCATCGTGCGTGTTCGACACCGACGAGACGTTTATAAAACCTAG
- a CDS encoding DUF5050 domain-containing protein, whose amino-acid sequence MDQVNTWKRAMPVLGLLAVLSIFLFSLTARPARAAGLFVSTDADTVADDGQCSLREAIIAANTDTASGATTGECIAGSGADDIYLTFATSPITLGSQLPAVTSEMTIFALPQDNFVIQASTCNPVTLPGGCTPADYRVLEISAAGDLTLDNLTVRHGKNAFMDSGGGILNDGGILAVNNSTISGNAAGYDAGGIFNDGGTLTVTNSTITGNWAYSRAGGIYNVDGTATINGSTFSDNEGPYGAGLTSWSGLVTITDSVFSGNSATGGGGILFFYDTMTIANSTFTGNVGASYGGGIANSNGTLTVVNSTLSGNSSANGGGIDTGHDAAMTTVINSTLSGNTADNGGGIYSYSGNMVTLTRSLIAGNSATNSGGELRIEGGTVNAGAANVFGHSGLTSAQAFANFSPGVSDVIATSDAGNYDLAAILDTTLANNGGPTQTHALIPGSPAQDIAPGADCAGAPVNGLDQRGEPRPQGAGCDAGSFEAPPYTPPLPQTPTGRIAFMSERHGNQEIYTMNADGSDQKRVTNNPAADSEPAWSPNRTRIAFTSDRDGNGEIYVMDADGGNQTRLTNNAAFDYQPAWSPDGTQIIFTSNRAGNDEIFIMDADGGNPTNLTNNAAGDHNPAWSPDGSKIAFQSNRDGGFEIYAMNADGSGQTNLTNDPASGDYNPTWSPDGTQIAFEAFRDLDVDIFVMDADGGNQTDVTQNTAMDTEPAWSSDGSRLAFTSNRDGNNEVYVMSADGSGQTNLTGNGAADSQPAWGFDGSAILFTTTRDGSSEIYVMNANGGNQTNLTNHAAEDDQPAWSPDGTKIAFGSNRDGNWEIYVMDGDGGNPTRLTNNAAYDSYPTWSPDGSKIAFTSERDGNPEIYVMNAAGSAQTRLTNNPAADNRPAWSPVGAKIAFHSDRDGNNEIYVMNANGSGQTNLTNYAEGDYSPAWSPDGTKLAYESWRDSSYEIMVMDADGGNPTRLTTNGVSDYYPTWAPDGTRIAFNSLRDGNPEIYVMNSDGSGQTLLTNHPADDYLPNWGAPGPIVPPPPVGYRALVPVVWAQ is encoded by the coding sequence GTGGATCAAGTTAATACGTGGAAGCGAGCCATGCCCGTTCTTGGCCTGTTGGCCGTTCTGTCGATCTTCCTGTTCAGCCTGACCGCGCGACCGGCGCGGGCGGCCGGTCTGTTCGTCAGCACCGACGCCGATACGGTCGCCGACGACGGCCAATGCTCCCTGCGCGAGGCGATCATCGCCGCCAACACCGACACCGCTTCCGGGGCGACTACCGGCGAATGCATCGCGGGCAGTGGGGCCGACGATATTTACCTGACCTTCGCTACCAGCCCGATCACCCTGGGCAGCCAGCTGCCGGCCGTCACCAGCGAGATGACCATCTTCGCCCTGCCGCAGGATAATTTCGTCATCCAGGCCTCGACCTGCAACCCGGTCACGTTGCCGGGCGGCTGTACGCCGGCCGATTACCGCGTCCTGGAGATCAGCGCGGCGGGCGATCTGACGCTCGATAACCTGACCGTGCGGCACGGCAAGAACGCCTTCATGGATTCCGGCGGCGGCATCCTCAACGACGGCGGGATACTGGCCGTCAACAACAGCACCATCTCCGGAAACGCGGCCGGCTATGATGCCGGCGGCATCTTCAACGATGGCGGCACGCTGACCGTCACCAACAGCACTATCACCGGCAACTGGGCCTACAGCCGCGCCGGCGGGATCTACAACGTCGACGGTACGGCGACTATCAACGGCAGCACTTTCTCTGACAACGAAGGCCCCTATGGGGCCGGTCTTACCTCCTGGTCCGGTTTGGTGACAATCACCGACAGCGTCTTCTCCGGTAACTCGGCGACGGGTGGCGGGGGCATCCTGTTCTTTTATGATACGATGACCATCGCCAACAGCACCTTTACCGGCAACGTGGGCGCGAGTTATGGCGGGGGTATAGCCAATAGCAATGGCACGTTGACCGTAGTCAACAGCACCCTCTCCGGCAACTCGTCCGCGAATGGCGGCGGCATCGATACCGGTCACGACGCGGCCATGACAACCGTCATCAATAGCACCCTCTCCGGCAACACGGCCGACAACGGCGGCGGTATCTATAGCTACTCGGGCAACATGGTGACGTTGACCCGCAGCCTGATCGCCGGGAACAGCGCGACCAATAGCGGCGGTGAACTCCGCATTGAAGGCGGCACAGTCAACGCCGGCGCCGCCAACGTGTTCGGCCACAGTGGCTTGACCTCGGCCCAGGCGTTTGCCAACTTCAGCCCCGGCGTATCGGATGTGATCGCTACCAGCGACGCGGGCAACTATGACCTGGCGGCCATTCTGGATACGACGCTGGCCAACAACGGCGGGCCAACCCAGACCCATGCCCTCATCCCCGGCAGCCCGGCCCAGGACATTGCTCCCGGCGCTGACTGTGCCGGCGCGCCGGTCAACGGGCTGGATCAGCGCGGCGAACCGCGGCCGCAAGGCGCGGGCTGCGACGCCGGCTCCTTCGAGGCCCCGCCCTACACGCCGCCGTTGCCCCAGACTCCCACCGGCCGCATCGCCTTCATGAGCGAGCGCCACGGCAACCAGGAAATCTACACCATGAACGCCGACGGCAGCGACCAGAAGCGCGTCACCAACAACCCGGCGGCCGATTCCGAGCCGGCCTGGTCGCCCAACCGGACGCGGATCGCCTTCACCAGCGACCGCGACGGCAACGGCGAGATCTACGTGATGGACGCCGACGGCGGCAACCAGACGCGCCTCACCAACAACGCCGCGTTCGACTACCAGCCGGCCTGGTCGCCGGACGGAACGCAGATCATCTTCACCAGCAATCGCGCCGGTAACGACGAGATCTTTATCATGGATGCCGACGGCGGCAACCCGACCAACCTGACCAACAACGCCGCCGGCGATCACAACCCGGCCTGGTCGCCGGACGGGAGCAAAATCGCTTTCCAGAGCAATCGTGACGGCGGCTTTGAGATTTACGCCATGAACGCCGACGGCAGCGGCCAGACCAATCTGACCAACGACCCGGCGTCGGGCGATTACAACCCCACCTGGTCGCCGGACGGGACGCAGATCGCCTTCGAGGCTTTCCGCGATCTGGACGTGGACATCTTCGTGATGGACGCCGACGGCGGCAACCAGACGGACGTGACCCAGAATACGGCGATGGACACCGAACCGGCGTGGTCGTCCGACGGCTCGCGCCTGGCCTTCACCAGCAACCGCGACGGCAACAACGAGGTCTACGTCATGAGCGCCGACGGCAGCGGCCAAACCAATCTGACCGGCAACGGCGCGGCCGACAGCCAGCCGGCCTGGGGCTTCGATGGGTCGGCGATCCTCTTTACCACCACCCGCGACGGCAGCTCTGAGATCTACGTGATGAATGCCAACGGCGGCAATCAGACCAATCTGACCAACCACGCCGCGGAGGATGACCAGCCGGCCTGGTCGCCGGACGGGACGAAGATCGCCTTCGGGAGTAACCGCGACGGCAACTGGGAGATCTACGTGATGGACGGCGACGGCGGCAATCCGACTCGTCTGACCAACAATGCCGCGTACGACAGCTATCCGACCTGGTCGCCCGACGGGTCGAAGATCGCTTTCACCAGCGAGCGCGACGGCAACCCCGAGATCTACGTCATGAACGCCGCTGGCAGCGCCCAGACGCGCCTGACCAACAACCCGGCCGCCGACAATCGGCCGGCCTGGTCGCCCGTTGGGGCGAAGATCGCCTTTCATAGCGACCGCGACGGCAACAATGAGATTTACGTCATGAATGCCAACGGCAGCGGCCAGACCAACCTGACTAACTATGCGGAAGGGGATTACTCTCCAGCCTGGTCGCCCGATGGGACGAAGCTCGCCTATGAGAGTTGGCGCGACAGCAGCTACGAGATCATGGTGATGGATGCCGACGGCGGCAATCCGACCCGCCTGACCACCAACGGCGTGAGCGACTATTACCCGACCTGGGCCCCGGATGGGACAAGGATCGCCTTCAATAGTTTACGTGACGGCAACCCTGAGATCTACGTGATGAACTCGGATGGCAGCGGCCAGACCTTGCTGACCAATCATCCGGCGGATGATTATTTACCGAACTGGGGCGCACCGGGGCCAATCGTCCCGCCGCCGCCTGTGGGGTATAGGGCGTTGGTGCCGGTGGTCTGGGCGCAGTAG
- a CDS encoding endonuclease/exonuclease/phosphatase family protein: MAGMIKLANNHRFRGAIHAAGLLYLIGMAALLIANHFLRPVSPFVALASTFNLYLYLAALPLVGCLILLRTRAAIAILLLLVALFLVTHPVLPPVSAILPEKSRGPTVSAMTFNLGLSLTSPDQLAQTIAAAQADIVAVQEMTDQSAAVLAAELAAYPYQISDTAIASTGFFSKLPILGYQWLYPPDGRPFLHVVVDQKGTDWHIFPIHFYPPGIVWSETRPLPRGIIETDLESEVAYMLQQVAGVAEPVVVLGDFNMSDQSHAYAAITASLQDSFRQAGFGLGRTFPNNFRLAGVRLPFPLVRIDYVFHSPHLATTAATVNCVEGQSDHCAVLVVLKAKEPR, from the coding sequence ATGGCCGGTATGATCAAGCTTGCAAACAATCACCGATTCCGGGGAGCTATCCACGCGGCCGGGCTGCTCTATCTTATTGGAATGGCGGCCTTGCTCATTGCCAACCACTTTCTGCGGCCTGTCTCGCCGTTTGTCGCTCTGGCGAGCACGTTCAACCTCTACCTTTATCTAGCGGCGCTTCCGCTAGTGGGTTGCCTGATACTCTTGCGCACGCGCGCGGCGATAGCGATTTTGCTCCTGCTCGTTGCCCTGTTTCTGGTGACTCATCCGGTGCTGCCGCCGGTCTCGGCCATCTTGCCTGAGAAAAGTAGGGGGCCAACCGTCTCGGCCATGACTTTTAATTTGGGATTGAGCCTCACCTCGCCCGACCAATTGGCCCAAACGATTGCCGCCGCCCAGGCCGACATCGTTGCCGTGCAGGAAATGACAGACCAGTCGGCCGCTGTGTTGGCGGCTGAGCTGGCCGCCTACCCCTATCAAATATCAGACACGGCTATTGCATCGACTGGGTTCTTCAGCAAGTTACCTATTCTCGGTTACCAGTGGCTTTACCCGCCCGACGGTCGCCCCTTCCTGCACGTTGTTGTGGATCAGAAAGGTACCGATTGGCACATCTTTCCCATTCACTTCTATCCACCGGGGATCGTCTGGTCGGAGACGCGCCCTCTGCCGCGCGGCATTATCGAGACTGATCTCGAAAGCGAAGTCGCCTATATGTTGCAACAAGTAGCGGGGGTCGCTGAGCCGGTGGTTGTCCTGGGCGACTTCAACATGAGTGACCAGTCACACGCCTACGCGGCAATCACCGCTTCTCTGCAAGACAGCTTTCGCCAAGCGGGGTTCGGATTGGGCCGGACGTTTCCCAATAATTTTCGTCTAGCCGGGGTGCGCCTCCCATTTCCGTTGGTGCGTATCGATTACGTCTTTCACTCGCCCCATCTGGCGACGACTGCGGCTACGGTGAACTGCGTCGAGGGTCAGTCTGACCATTGCGCGGTTCTGGTGGTGCTAAAAGCGAAAGAGCCGCGCTAG
- a CDS encoding DinB family protein, with the protein MDTQAHLPLNQAAADPPLVMLFRHNLWANLRLLDACAALDEEQLAATIPGTYNTIHKTLNHIVWSEEQYLSDLTGREPESRLWSAGGPVLVDVARLRAMAQQNGQGLMDVAAGAAAGEVVILEGDGLRWHTPVGLILTQAINHATEHRAQIMVILTQLGLEPPDVSGWAFSQEFVRPISIE; encoded by the coding sequence TTGGACACGCAAGCCCACCTGCCATTAAACCAGGCCGCGGCTGACCCGCCGCTCGTCATGCTGTTCCGCCACAACCTGTGGGCCAACCTGCGCCTGCTCGATGCCTGCGCCGCGCTCGACGAGGAGCAACTGGCGGCGACGATTCCCGGCACGTATAACACGATCCATAAGACCCTCAACCACATCGTTTGGTCGGAGGAGCAATACCTGTCCGACCTGACCGGCCGGGAACCAGAATCCCGGTTGTGGTCGGCCGGTGGCCCTGTCCTGGTGGACGTGGCCCGCTTGCGGGCGATGGCGCAACAAAACGGCCAGGGGCTGATGGACGTGGCCGCGGGCGCGGCGGCGGGCGAGGTGGTGATCCTGGAAGGGGACGGCTTGCGCTGGCATACGCCGGTCGGCCTGATCCTCACCCAGGCCATCAACCACGCCACGGAGCACCGCGCCCAAATCATGGTCATCCTGACCCAGTTGGGCCTCGAGCCGCCCGATGTGAGCGGCTGGGCATTTTCGCAGGAGTTTGTTAGGCCTATTTCTATTGAATAG
- a CDS encoding alpha/beta hydrolase family protein, whose amino-acid sequence MPAGSSVSIAAATATIPATAALPTVPPPTPPPPTAAPTPTPDPYADLTIAALAARSYGGGLLEITDTLESNDRFTRYEIKYPSDGLTIYGFMNVPNEGDNFPVALLLHGYIDPDEYETVAYTRRYADALAEAGYFVIHPNFRNYPPSDSGPDPYRIGYAIDVLNLIAIVREQSQDTLGTLRRANADDINLWGHSMGGGVALRVITVINEPYLKSAVLYGSMSGDEARNYGRIRSWAGSQRARFELAAPPEMLAAISPIHHLARVEAAVAVHHSYADDVVPVEWSEEVCGVLDGLFAAREIPHAPECFFYDLQPHTFRGDGDGLFMERTIDFFNRH is encoded by the coding sequence TTGCCGGCCGGCAGTTCGGTCAGCATCGCGGCGGCGACAGCCACCATCCCCGCCACGGCCGCGCTGCCCACGGTTCCACCGCCCACACCCCCGCCGCCCACCGCTGCACCCACGCCGACCCCCGACCCATACGCCGACCTGACCATCGCCGCCCTGGCCGCGCGGTCGTATGGCGGCGGGCTGCTGGAGATCACCGACACGCTGGAGAGCAACGACCGTTTCACCCGCTACGAGATCAAATACCCCAGCGACGGCCTGACCATCTACGGCTTTATGAACGTGCCCAACGAGGGGGACAACTTCCCGGTGGCCCTGCTGCTCCACGGCTACATCGACCCCGACGAATACGAGACCGTGGCCTACACCCGCCGCTATGCCGATGCGCTGGCCGAGGCGGGGTACTTTGTCATCCACCCGAACTTCCGCAACTACCCGCCCTCGGACAGCGGCCCCGACCCGTACCGCATCGGCTACGCCATCGACGTGCTGAACCTCATCGCCATCGTCCGCGAGCAGAGCCAGGACACGCTGGGCACACTGCGGCGGGCCAACGCCGACGACATCAACCTGTGGGGTCACAGCATGGGCGGCGGGGTGGCGCTGCGGGTCATCACGGTCATCAACGAGCCGTATCTGAAATCGGCCGTGCTCTATGGCTCCATGAGCGGCGACGAGGCCCGGAACTACGGCCGCATCCGCAGTTGGGCCGGCAGCCAACGCGCCCGCTTCGAGTTGGCCGCGCCGCCGGAGATGTTGGCGGCCATCTCGCCCATCCACCATCTGGCGCGGGTCGAGGCGGCCGTGGCCGTCCATCACAGCTACGCCGACGACGTGGTGCCGGTGGAGTGGTCGGAAGAGGTGTGCGGGGTGCTCGATGGGCTATTCGCCGCCAGGGAGATTCCCCACGCGCCGGAGTGCTTTTTCTATGACTTGCAGCCGCATACGTTTCGGGGGGATGGCGATGGGCTGTTTATGGAGCGGACGATTGATTTTTTCAATCGGCATTAG
- a CDS encoding type 1 glutamine amidotransferase family protein, whose product MTNEYPLVLLHGGGDAPTARESTFGRMAQAFLGGGDGPLLIVAAAAEPEEARETTDYYSELFLALAVPAERLQPIWVRPERPLTGAQVAGYAPAGLFVCGGATPVYHAALCADLSWVEYVRGQRVAYGGTSAGAAIAATRAIVGGWQTGDGAARPMIFAGAGEGLDALTVRPGAGLVPFAVDVHAGQMGTLTRLIQAVAGGLTDEGWAIDEDTLLVAQGSRLEVAGRGHAYRVERLGVGEVRLEILAAPMEYHRG is encoded by the coding sequence ATGACGAATGAGTATCCATTGGTTTTGTTGCATGGCGGCGGCGACGCGCCCACAGCCCGCGAAAGCACCTTTGGCCGCATGGCTCAGGCCTTTCTGGGCGGGGGCGATGGCCCGCTATTGATTGTGGCCGCCGCGGCCGAGCCGGAAGAAGCGCGCGAAACGACCGATTATTACAGCGAACTTTTCTTGGCCCTGGCGGTTCCGGCCGAACGGTTACAGCCTATATGGGTGAGGCCGGAGCGCCCGCTGACCGGCGCGCAGGTGGCCGGTTATGCGCCGGCGGGTCTCTTCGTGTGTGGCGGGGCGACGCCGGTCTATCACGCCGCCCTGTGCGCCGACCTGAGTTGGGTCGAGTACGTGCGCGGGCAGCGCGTCGCTTATGGCGGTACGTCGGCCGGCGCGGCCATCGCCGCCACACGGGCGATTGTGGGCGGCTGGCAGACGGGCGATGGCGCGGCCCGGCCGATGATTTTCGCCGGCGCGGGCGAGGGGCTGGACGCGCTGACCGTGCGGCCGGGGGCGGGGCTGGTGCCGTTCGCCGTGGACGTTCACGCCGGGCAAATGGGCACATTGACGCGCCTCATCCAGGCCGTGGCCGGCGGGCTGACGGATGAGGGCTGGGCGATCGATGAAGATACGTTGCTGGTGGCGCAGGGGTCGCGCCTTGAGGTGGCCGGTCGCGGTCATGCGTATCGCGTTGAGCGGTTAGGTGTGGGCGAGGTGCGGTTGGAGATCCTGGCTGCGCCAATGGAATATCATCGGGGATAA
- a CDS encoding SpoIIE family protein phosphatase: protein MPLANSHFLVIDDDAQRRERVTRPFGGWDWAATYLPGEPAGALAALARGGFDLVLLNLDAAERDEYAFLRDHAHNTTLNAIPVVVTAWPGVPMERLVRCVQAGAADYIIHPEEEVLLRARLTNVLQRKLLQEQAGMALEAFNEIEKIADDLRLVILPLGAALSAEAAFDRLIARIVAEAQAIANADTGALFLARDDGLLHHTYLRVQSLDFTYQAGSGAPELIPAMPLTDAAGEPNVGSLPVYVALKGESLNLSRDGIGRLKSGVLAQLESTLAYEPESILAVPLRNGQVVGALLLANRRQPGSEQVVPFDAYHQQVAESLASQAAVVLNNRLLSEAQAQLMRYKRELEIGREIQLSFLPARLPNPDGWELVARFQPALEVAGDFYDAFRLPHGYVVLIIADVVGKGVTAALFMAIIRSLFRALFQQNYYEAEPAPAAPGFGRTAPFPFIDRDALVNAVRLTNAYLIGNHGDTYTFATLFAAVIDPHDGHLWYVNAGHNPPQIFGPVENGERAARVELSPTGPAIGLLTNVPYQLGQATLAPGELLLAYTDGVTEARNPAAEELGLERVEDIMRHAATAEEALAAIEEALRVHTTGAEPFDDMTMVALRRLETGTPDDE from the coding sequence ATGCCACTGGCGAACAGTCATTTCCTGGTAATCGACGACGATGCGCAGCGCCGCGAGCGGGTGACGCGGCCGTTCGGCGGTTGGGATTGGGCGGCCACCTACCTGCCCGGCGAGCCGGCCGGGGCATTGGCCGCGCTGGCCCGGGGCGGGTTCGACCTGGTGCTGCTCAATCTCGACGCCGCCGAGCGGGACGAGTACGCCTTCCTGCGCGACCACGCCCATAACACGACCCTCAACGCCATCCCGGTCGTCGTCACCGCCTGGCCCGGCGTGCCGATGGAGCGGCTGGTGCGCTGTGTGCAGGCGGGGGCGGCCGATTACATCATCCACCCCGAAGAGGAAGTCCTGTTGCGCGCCCGGCTGACCAACGTCCTGCAGCGCAAGCTGTTGCAGGAGCAGGCGGGCATGGCCCTGGAGGCGTTCAACGAGATCGAGAAGATCGCCGATGATCTGCGGCTGGTCATCCTGCCCTTGGGGGCGGCGCTGTCGGCCGAGGCGGCGTTCGACCGGCTCATCGCCCGCATCGTGGCCGAGGCCCAGGCCATCGCCAACGCCGACACCGGGGCGCTGTTCCTGGCGCGGGACGACGGCCTGCTCCACCACACCTATCTGCGGGTGCAATCGCTCGATTTCACCTATCAGGCCGGGTCGGGCGCGCCGGAACTCATCCCGGCCATGCCGCTGACCGACGCGGCGGGCGAGCCGAATGTGGGCAGCCTGCCGGTCTACGTGGCTCTCAAGGGGGAATCGCTCAATTTAAGCCGCGACGGCATCGGTCGCCTCAAGTCGGGCGTCCTGGCGCAACTGGAAAGCACCCTGGCCTATGAACCCGAATCGATCCTGGCCGTGCCGCTGCGCAACGGGCAGGTGGTGGGGGCGCTGCTGCTGGCGAACCGGCGCCAACCGGGCAGCGAGCAGGTCGTGCCCTTCGACGCCTACCACCAGCAGGTGGCCGAGTCGTTGGCCTCGCAGGCGGCGGTCGTGCTGAACAATCGGCTGCTGAGCGAGGCCCAGGCGCAACTGATGCGCTACAAGCGGGAACTGGAGATCGGCCGCGAGATTCAACTGAGCTTTCTGCCGGCCCGCCTGCCCAACCCCGACGGCTGGGAGCTGGTGGCCCGCTTCCAGCCGGCGCTGGAAGTGGCCGGCGATTTCTACGACGCCTTCCGCCTGCCCCACGGCTACGTGGTGTTGATCATCGCCGACGTGGTGGGCAAGGGAGTCACGGCGGCGCTGTTCATGGCGATCATTCGCAGCCTGTTCCGCGCCCTGTTCCAGCAGAACTATTACGAGGCCGAGCCGGCCCCGGCCGCGCCCGGCTTCGGCCGCACCGCGCCCTTCCCGTTCATCGACCGGGACGCGCTGGTCAATGCCGTGCGCCTCACCAACGCCTATCTCATCGGCAACCACGGCGACACCTACACCTTCGCCACATTGTTCGCGGCGGTGATCGATCCCCACGACGGCCACCTGTGGTACGTCAACGCCGGGCACAACCCGCCGCAGATCTTCGGCCCGGTCGAGAACGGCGAACGGGCGGCGCGGGTCGAGCTGTCGCCCACCGGCCCGGCCATCGGCTTGCTGACCAACGTCCCCTACCAGTTGGGGCAGGCGACCCTGGCCCCCGGCGAACTGCTGTTGGCCTATACCGACGGCGTGACCGAGGCCCGCAACCCGGCGGCCGAGGAGCTGGGGCTGGAGCGGGTGGAGGACATTATGCGCCATGCCGCCACGGCCGAGGAAGCGCTGGCGGCGATTGAAGAAGCCTTGCGCGTCCACACCACGGGGGCCGAGCCGTTTGATGATATGACGATGGTGGCGTTGCGGCGGTTGGAGACCGGAACACCTGATGACGAATGA
- a CDS encoding ATP-binding protein, with protein MNLEPLTVGGHADNLSQVLDYVVWAAAAFGLDDAATYRLALAVDEIATNVVQHGYEDYHLSGDLTIWAETTERQLILCLEDTGRPFDPRQAPRPADLDRPLEERRDGGLGIFLALWGVDGFAYDSEGGRNRSTFMMESAPAMPDDE; from the coding sequence ATGAATCTGGAACCATTGACCGTGGGCGGCCACGCCGACAACCTGAGCCAGGTGCTCGATTACGTGGTCTGGGCGGCGGCCGCCTTCGGGCTGGACGACGCCGCCACCTACCGGCTGGCGCTGGCCGTCGATGAGATCGCCACCAACGTCGTCCAGCATGGCTACGAGGATTACCACTTGAGCGGCGACCTGACCATCTGGGCCGAAACCACCGAGCGGCAATTGATCCTCTGTCTGGAGGACACCGGCCGGCCGTTCGACCCGCGCCAGGCGCCGCGCCCGGCCGACCTCGACCGGCCCCTGGAGGAGCGGCGCGACGGGGGCTTGGGCATCTTTCTGGCCCTGTGGGGCGTCGATGGCTTTGCTTATGACAGCGAGGGCGGGCGCAATCGCAGCACGTTTATGATGGAATCGGCCCCGGCCATGCCGGACGACGAGTAG